The Chrysemys picta bellii isolate R12L10 chromosome 5, ASM1138683v2, whole genome shotgun sequence genome includes a window with the following:
- the SMIM43 gene encoding small integral membrane protein 43, with amino-acid sequence MAWWEFNLLLYLALFFLLLLLLGLLLFLLIKQLKDSVASARALQPGRPSLREPWGSCREQAL; translated from the coding sequence ATGGCGTGGTGGGAGTTCAACTTGCTGCTCTACCTGGCGctcttcttcctcctgctcctcctcctcggcCTCCTGCTCTTCCTGCTCATCAAGCAGCTGAAGGACTCCGTGGCCAGCGCCAGGGCTCTGCAGCCGGGCCGCCCGTCCctgcgggagccctggggctcgTGCCGCGAGCAAGCCCTGTGA